In a genomic window of Tissierella sp. Yu-01:
- a CDS encoding DUF3343 domain-containing protein translates to MKLDNYYLIVFESKNHAVLLFTALESKGNNVTQLISTPCSLKAGCTYSLKVPHLDYLDSITSKAKEVGINKFRTYYAKKVNGKINYTKI, encoded by the coding sequence ATGAAACTAGATAATTATTATTTAATTGTATTTGAATCAAAAAACCATGCTGTTTTATTATTTACTGCCTTAGAATCTAAAGGAAATAATGTGACACAATTAATATCAACACCTTGTAGTTTAAAAGCTGGTTGTACCTATTCACTTAAGGTACCTCATTTAGACTATTTGGATAGTATAACTAGTAAAGCTAAGGAAGTAGGTATCAACAAGTTTAGAACTTATTATGCTAAAAAAGTAAATGGGAAAATAAATTATACGAAAATCTGA